In Streptomyces capitiformicae, one genomic interval encodes:
- a CDS encoding carboxyl transferase domain-containing protein gives MDQAPELTTAVDPAAEAWRANEEAHRALTEQLRAKLAAARLGGGEKARARHTARGKLLPRDRVDTLLDPGSPFLELAPLAADGMYDGQAPAAGVIAGIGRVSGRECVIVANDATVKGGTYYPMTVKKHLRAQEVALENRLPCLYLVDSGGAFLPMQDEVFPDREHFGRIFYNQARMSGAGIPQIAAVLGSCTAGGAYVPAMSDEAVIVRGQGTIFLGGPPLVKAATGEVVTAEELGGGELHSKVSGVTDHLAEDDAHALRIVRTIVSTLPSRGPLPWSVEPAAEPKVDPYGLYGAVPVDSRTPYDVREVIARVVDGSRFAEFKAEFGQTLVTGFARIHGHPVGIVANNGILFSESAQKGAHFIELCDQRGIPLVFLQNISGFMVGRDYEAGGIAKHGAKMVTAVACTRVPKLTVVIGGSYGAGNYSMCGRAYSPRFLWMWPGAKISVMGGEQAASVLATVKRDQLEARGEDWPTEDEDAFKAPIRAQYEHQGNAYYATARLWDDGVIDPLETRQVLGLALTACANAPLGEPQFGVFRM, from the coding sequence ATGGACCAGGCACCGGAGCTGACGACTGCGGTGGACCCCGCGGCGGAGGCCTGGCGAGCCAATGAGGAAGCGCACCGCGCCCTCACCGAACAGCTGCGCGCCAAGCTGGCCGCCGCCCGGCTCGGCGGTGGCGAGAAGGCGCGCGCCCGGCACACCGCGCGCGGCAAGCTGCTGCCGCGGGACAGGGTCGACACCCTCCTCGACCCCGGCTCGCCCTTCCTGGAGCTGGCGCCCCTGGCGGCCGACGGGATGTACGACGGGCAGGCACCGGCCGCCGGAGTCATCGCCGGGATCGGGCGGGTCAGCGGCCGTGAGTGCGTGATCGTCGCCAATGACGCCACCGTCAAGGGCGGCACGTACTACCCGATGACCGTGAAGAAGCATCTGCGGGCGCAGGAGGTGGCCCTCGAGAACCGCCTCCCTTGTCTGTATCTGGTCGACTCCGGGGGCGCCTTCCTGCCCATGCAGGACGAGGTCTTCCCCGACCGCGAGCACTTCGGGCGCATCTTCTACAACCAGGCCAGGATGTCGGGGGCGGGCATTCCGCAGATCGCGGCCGTGCTGGGGTCGTGCACCGCCGGTGGCGCGTATGTGCCGGCCATGAGCGACGAGGCCGTCATCGTCCGGGGGCAGGGGACGATCTTCCTCGGTGGTCCCCCGCTCGTGAAGGCCGCCACCGGCGAGGTCGTCACCGCCGAGGAGCTCGGCGGCGGCGAGCTGCACTCCAAGGTCTCCGGCGTCACCGACCACCTCGCGGAGGACGACGCCCACGCGCTGCGGATCGTACGGACGATCGTGTCGACACTCCCGTCCCGAGGCCCCCTGCCCTGGTCGGTCGAGCCGGCCGCCGAGCCCAAGGTCGACCCGTACGGGCTCTACGGCGCCGTACCGGTCGACTCCCGCACCCCGTACGACGTCCGCGAGGTCATCGCGCGCGTGGTCGACGGCTCGCGGTTCGCCGAGTTCAAGGCGGAGTTCGGGCAGACCCTCGTCACCGGCTTCGCCCGGATCCACGGCCACCCGGTCGGGATCGTCGCCAACAACGGCATCCTGTTCTCCGAGTCGGCCCAGAAGGGCGCCCACTTCATCGAGCTGTGCGACCAGCGCGGCATCCCCCTCGTCTTCCTGCAGAACATCTCCGGCTTCATGGTCGGCCGGGACTACGAGGCCGGTGGCATCGCCAAGCACGGCGCCAAGATGGTGACGGCCGTCGCCTGCACCCGCGTGCCGAAGCTGACCGTCGTGATCGGCGGCTCGTACGGCGCGGGCAACTACTCGATGTGCGGCCGGGCGTACTCCCCCCGCTTCCTGTGGATGTGGCCGGGCGCCAAGATCTCGGTGATGGGCGGCGAACAGGCGGCCTCGGTCCTCGCCACCGTCAAGCGCGACCAGTTGGAGGCGCGCGGCGAGGACTGGCCCACGGAGGACGAGGATGCCTTCAAGGCGCCGATCCGTGCGCAGTACGAACACCAGGGGAACGCCTACTACGCGACGGCCCGCCTCTGGGACGACGGCGTCATCGACCCGCTGGAGACCCGGCAGGTCCTGGGCCTGGCCCTGACCGCGTGCGCCAACGCGCCCCTGGGCGAACCCCAGTTCGGCGTCTTCCGGATGTGA
- a CDS encoding SACE_7040 family transcriptional regulator, protein MATRTDALTRREQILKEAARLFAERGFHGVGVDEIGAAVGISGPGLYRHFAGKDAMLAELLVGISGQLLTGAKRRLAEADGAAARASGGGAAGRDPEAVLDSLIEGHIDFALDDRPLITLHDRELDRLRDSDRKLVRQLQRQYVELWVSVLREVYPGLAEPAARSAVHSVFGLLNSTPHLGRPGSLPGRAATAELLHRMARGAFGAAATG, encoded by the coding sequence ATGGCCACCAGAACCGACGCCCTCACCCGCCGCGAGCAGATCCTCAAGGAGGCCGCCAGGCTCTTCGCCGAGCGCGGCTTCCACGGGGTCGGCGTCGACGAGATAGGGGCCGCCGTCGGCATCAGCGGCCCCGGCCTCTACCGTCACTTCGCCGGCAAGGACGCGATGCTCGCCGAGCTCCTGGTCGGCATCAGCGGGCAGCTCCTGACCGGGGCGAAGCGCCGCCTGGCCGAGGCCGACGGGGCGGCCGCGCGGGCGAGCGGCGGGGGTGCCGCCGGTCGCGACCCGGAAGCAGTCCTCGACTCCCTCATCGAGGGCCACATCGACTTCGCCCTCGACGACCGTCCCCTCATCACCCTGCACGACCGTGAGCTGGACCGCCTCCGGGACAGCGACCGCAAACTCGTCCGCCAGCTGCAGCGCCAGTACGTCGAACTGTGGGTTTCGGTGCTCCGGGAGGTGTACCCGGGGTTGGCCGAGCCCGCCGCCCGCTCGGCCGTCCACTCGGTCTTCGGCCTCCTGAACTCGACCCCCCACCTGGGCCGACCGGGTTCCCTGCCGGGCCGGGCGGCCACTGCGGAGCTACTGCACCGGATGGCCCGGGGGGCGTTCGGGGCGGCTGCGACTGGCTGA
- a CDS encoding TetR/AcrR family transcriptional regulator — MPATPRRTRSDALQNRERLLEVAAQAFAEQGLDTAPAAIAKQAGVGVGTLYRHFPTREVLIDAAYRRQLTQVCEKVNDLLTQHPAAEATRMWMEHFIHYATAKSGMSEALNAVIASGIDPYSDSRALLTDAVATLLTAGARDGSLRTDVAPDNVLLLMGGIAYSVQHGTKEQARPLVDLFMDALTKDSTAS; from the coding sequence ATGCCCGCCACGCCCCGCCGCACCAGGAGTGACGCGCTGCAGAACCGGGAGCGCCTGCTGGAGGTCGCCGCGCAGGCCTTCGCCGAGCAGGGGCTGGACACCGCGCCTGCCGCCATCGCCAAGCAGGCGGGCGTCGGTGTCGGCACGCTCTACCGGCACTTCCCGACTCGGGAAGTCCTCATCGACGCCGCCTACCGGCGCCAACTCACCCAGGTGTGCGAGAAGGTGAACGACCTTCTCACCCAGCACCCGGCCGCCGAGGCCACCCGGATGTGGATGGAACACTTCATCCACTACGCCACCGCAAAGAGCGGAATGTCCGAAGCCCTCAACGCGGTCATCGCCTCCGGCATCGATCCATACTCCGACAGCCGCGCACTCCTTACCGACGCCGTCGCCACCCTCCTCACGGCCGGCGCCCGGGACGGAAGCCTGCGAACGGACGTCGCCCCAGACAATGTTTTACTCCTCATGGGTGGCATCGCCTATTCCGTGCAGCACGGCACCAAAGAGCAAGCCCGTCCGCTCGTCGACCTCTTCATGGACGCGCTGACCAAGGACTCGACCGCGAGCTGA
- a CDS encoding NlpC/P60 family protein has product MSLRSRLTRRAQVTLIGVAAGGVAAAAIAVVPSLADSDSTKPATVAAQKETDYGPEPEADSKLVTQGSELSTMSTATLSPDVMINRAHSWLTANNGRPVPYSMERVWKDGYRQDCSGFVSMALGLGKPGLITVGLADSRNGVTTRLSGVSQLKKGDLLIDYREDDGDFRHVVIFEIADGIPTSDLAPTSAGNGHRLTNRPLRTPNGMRSELGARHVSRTS; this is encoded by the coding sequence ATGTCTCTTCGCAGCCGGCTCACGCGCCGCGCGCAGGTCACTCTCATAGGCGTCGCCGCCGGAGGTGTCGCGGCCGCCGCGATCGCCGTCGTACCGTCGCTCGCCGACAGTGACTCCACCAAGCCGGCGACGGTCGCCGCCCAGAAGGAGACCGACTACGGGCCCGAGCCCGAGGCCGACAGCAAGCTCGTCACCCAGGGCAGCGAGCTGTCGACCATGAGCACGGCCACGCTCTCGCCCGACGTGATGATCAACCGGGCCCATTCCTGGCTCACGGCCAACAACGGACGCCCGGTCCCCTACAGCATGGAGCGCGTCTGGAAGGACGGCTACCGCCAGGACTGCTCCGGCTTTGTCTCCATGGCGCTCGGGCTGGGGAAGCCAGGTCTGATCACCGTCGGGCTGGCCGACTCGAGAAACGGCGTCACCACGCGGCTCAGCGGCGTGAGTCAGCTCAAGAAGGGTGACCTGCTGATCGACTACCGCGAGGATGACGGCGATTTCCGTCACGTAGTGATCTTCGAGATAGCCGACGGAATCCCCACCAGCGACCTTGCTCCAACCTCAGCCGGAAACGGACATCGCCTTACGAACCGTCCACTAAGAACTCCTAACGGAATGCGCTCGGAACTCGGTGCGCGGCATGTGTCCAGAACCTCGTGA
- a CDS encoding SDR family oxidoreductase, with protein sequence MPAPSDKASRHWFVTGASGGLGRHLTEHALRNGDRVTATVRRPAALEDLRETYGDRLTVEILDLTRPADVDKVVGRTLRSGPVDIVVNNAGYAVVGAAEEMTVEQIRDQIEVLLLAPMVITRAFLQPMRAQGGGRIIQISSVGGQVGIPTHSSYHAGKWGLEGFTESVSREVSDFNIHLTLVEPGATRTGFASALQYTTETTVYRDNAVGQTRHYLETADESVFTGDPAKLAAAIYDTTRHPSPPLRLALGSDTYSAIHAALTERLTALETQKDLAESVAFTH encoded by the coding sequence ATGCCCGCCCCCTCCGACAAGGCCTCACGTCACTGGTTCGTCACCGGAGCCTCCGGTGGGCTGGGCCGCCATCTCACCGAGCACGCCCTCCGCAACGGCGACCGCGTTACGGCGACGGTCCGCCGCCCGGCAGCTCTGGAAGACCTGCGCGAGACGTACGGCGACCGGCTGACTGTCGAGATCCTCGACCTCACGCGGCCGGCCGACGTGGACAAGGTGGTCGGCAGGACTCTCCGGTCCGGGCCGGTGGACATTGTGGTGAACAATGCCGGATACGCGGTTGTGGGCGCCGCCGAGGAAATGACCGTCGAGCAGATTCGCGACCAGATCGAGGTCCTCCTGCTCGCGCCAATGGTGATCACCCGTGCCTTCCTGCAGCCGATGCGTGCGCAGGGCGGTGGCCGGATCATCCAGATCTCCAGCGTGGGCGGCCAGGTCGGTATCCCCACTCACAGCTCCTACCACGCGGGCAAGTGGGGGCTGGAGGGCTTCACCGAGAGCGTCAGCCGCGAAGTCTCCGACTTCAACATTCACCTCACTCTGGTCGAGCCCGGCGCCACCCGCACCGGCTTTGCTTCAGCCCTGCAATACACCACCGAAACGACCGTCTACCGCGACAATGCCGTCGGCCAGACCCGGCACTACCTGGAAACCGCAGACGAGAGCGTCTTCACCGGCGACCCGGCCAAGCTCGCCGCCGCCATCTACGACACCACCCGCCACCCGAGCCCGCCACTGCGCCTGGCTCTCGGCTCCGACACCTATAGCGCAATCCACGCGGCACTCACCGAACGTCTCACCGCGCTCGAGACTCAGAAGGATCTCGCTGAATCTGTCGCCTTCACCCACTGA